One Tomitella gaofuii DNA segment encodes these proteins:
- a CDS encoding class I adenylate-forming enzyme family protein, whose translation MATAQQSQSQSAGDGAYDALAYRTYFENAFTYINGFRRNVRRFAGRTAIDDPASGRTWTYRELGAAVDALAAGLAELGVGRGDVVAYQLFNGPEFAQLYLATQVAGAVGSPMNFRLASGETSYILTHNRPRVFFYDSANAAMSAEALNRSGHVPETIVAVGPGEPIAAPDGARVVRFDDVAASTGPVPQVDRTIWEETTRLYTSGTTGMPKGVPMNSAIEIFSAHDVIMQFPLAPEDATLNMSPWFHRGGLYCAGPNPSFYVGGSVVPLRTFDADTVLDLVASRGLTFLIGAPTNLAMLSDAQEARARDLSTLRGVVTMGSPLDREAALRYQRLLHPRIFNGYGSTEGFWNTFLRPVDLPEMAGTAGRACIDDDVAVVKLFDDRPAQPHETVARDGREVGEVIVRSPKSAGQYSANPEQDAAKFHDGWLHIGDLATWDDGEYVTIVGRRDDMLLSGGENVHPVGVEAALCEHPGVADALVVGVPDDTWGQLVVAYIVPRAGAGLPEDGRAAADALDAHCRTHPMLSRFKRPRAYRMVDALPVSATGKKLHYKATATARDDMAQGLFTRTGGGDGDA comes from the coding sequence ATGGCAACCGCGCAACAGTCACAGTCACAGTCGGCGGGGGACGGAGCATACGACGCGCTGGCGTACCGCACCTATTTCGAGAACGCGTTCACCTACATCAACGGGTTCCGGCGCAACGTCCGGCGGTTCGCGGGCAGGACCGCCATCGACGATCCCGCGTCGGGCCGCACGTGGACCTACCGCGAACTGGGCGCGGCGGTGGACGCGCTGGCGGCGGGCCTGGCCGAGCTGGGCGTGGGCCGCGGCGACGTGGTGGCCTACCAGCTGTTCAACGGCCCCGAGTTCGCGCAGCTCTACCTGGCCACCCAGGTCGCCGGCGCCGTCGGCTCACCGATGAACTTCCGCCTGGCCTCCGGCGAGACCTCCTACATCCTCACCCACAACCGGCCGCGGGTGTTCTTCTACGACAGCGCGAACGCCGCCATGTCGGCGGAAGCGCTGAACCGCAGCGGCCACGTCCCCGAGACCATCGTGGCGGTGGGGCCCGGCGAGCCGATCGCGGCCCCCGACGGCGCACGCGTGGTGCGCTTCGACGACGTCGCCGCATCGACGGGCCCTGTGCCGCAGGTGGACCGGACGATCTGGGAGGAGACGACGCGGCTCTACACCTCCGGCACCACCGGCATGCCCAAGGGGGTGCCGATGAACAGCGCCATCGAGATCTTCAGCGCGCACGACGTGATCATGCAGTTCCCCCTCGCGCCCGAGGACGCGACGCTGAACATGTCGCCGTGGTTCCACCGCGGCGGGCTGTACTGCGCGGGCCCCAACCCGTCGTTCTACGTGGGCGGCTCCGTGGTGCCGCTGCGCACCTTCGACGCCGATACGGTGCTGGACCTTGTCGCATCACGGGGGCTCACGTTCCTCATCGGCGCGCCGACCAACCTGGCGATGCTCTCCGACGCGCAGGAGGCCAGGGCCCGCGACCTGTCCACCCTGCGCGGGGTGGTCACGATGGGCTCCCCGCTGGACCGCGAGGCGGCCCTTCGGTACCAGCGTCTGCTGCACCCGCGGATCTTCAACGGCTACGGCAGCACCGAGGGCTTCTGGAACACCTTCCTGCGGCCCGTCGACCTGCCGGAGATGGCGGGCACGGCGGGACGGGCGTGCATCGACGACGACGTGGCCGTCGTCAAGCTGTTCGACGACCGGCCCGCCCAGCCGCACGAGACCGTGGCCCGGGACGGCCGGGAGGTGGGCGAGGTGATCGTCCGCTCGCCCAAGAGCGCCGGCCAGTACTCGGCCAACCCCGAGCAGGACGCGGCCAAGTTCCACGACGGCTGGCTGCACATCGGCGACCTGGCCACCTGGGACGACGGCGAATACGTGACGATCGTCGGCCGCCGCGACGACATGCTGCTCTCCGGCGGAGAGAACGTGCACCCGGTGGGCGTCGAAGCCGCGCTGTGCGAGCACCCGGGCGTCGCCGACGCGCTCGTGGTGGGCGTGCCCGACGACACGTGGGGCCAGCTGGTCGTCGCCTACATCGTCCCCCGCGCGGGCGCGGGCCTGCCGGAGGACGGGCGGGCGGCGGCCGACGCGCTGGATGCGCACTGCCGCACGCACCCGATGCTCTCGCGGTTCAAGCGGCCCCGGGCGTACCGGATGGTGGACGCGCTGCCGGTGTCGGCCACCGGAAAGAAGCTGCACTACAAGGCGACTGCCACGGCTCGCGACGACATGGCACAGGGGCTTTTCACCCGGACCGGCGGCGGAGACGGAGACGCGTGA
- a CDS encoding SDR family NAD(P)-dependent oxidoreductase, with the protein MAGGNSTGGNSTDIAVVTGAGSGIGRAIALRLAAGGARVVAADLDEAGSAATAEHHPDRITVMGVDIADRARVDALRDRVLAEVGVPTILINAAGWDRIAPFLEADAEFAQKVTAINYLGPVNMCSAFLPTMSEAGHGRVVNLASDAGRVGSAGETIYAGAKGGVIALTKSLAREMARAGITVNCVCPGPTDTPLFGSLPEKLQGALVKAIPFRRLAQPEEVAAAATFFVSPETSYITGQTLSVSGGLTMAG; encoded by the coding sequence ATGGCCGGCGGGAACAGCACCGGGGGGAACAGCACCGATATCGCCGTCGTCACCGGCGCGGGCTCGGGCATCGGCCGCGCCATCGCGCTGCGGCTCGCGGCCGGGGGCGCCCGCGTGGTGGCCGCCGACCTGGACGAGGCCGGCTCCGCCGCGACGGCCGAACACCACCCCGACCGGATCACGGTGATGGGCGTGGACATCGCCGACCGCGCCCGGGTCGACGCCCTGCGGGACAGGGTGCTCGCCGAGGTGGGCGTGCCCACGATCCTCATCAACGCCGCCGGCTGGGACCGTATCGCGCCGTTCCTCGAGGCGGACGCGGAGTTCGCGCAGAAGGTCACGGCCATCAACTACCTGGGCCCGGTCAACATGTGCAGCGCGTTCCTGCCCACCATGTCCGAGGCCGGCCACGGCCGCGTCGTCAACCTGGCCAGCGACGCCGGGCGCGTCGGCAGCGCGGGCGAAACCATCTACGCGGGCGCCAAGGGCGGGGTCATCGCGCTGACCAAGTCGCTGGCCCGCGAGATGGCGCGTGCCGGCATCACCGTCAACTGCGTGTGCCCCGGCCCCACGGACACCCCGCTGTTCGGGTCGCTGCCGGAGAAGCTGCAGGGAGCGTTGGTCAAGGCGATCCCGTTCCGCCGGCTCGCGCAGCCGGAGGAGGTCGCGGCCGCGGCGACGTTCTTCGTCTCGCCCGAGACCTCCTACATCACAGGCCAGACGCTGAGCGTCAGCGGCGGCCTCACCATGGCCGGGTAG
- a CDS encoding enoyl-CoA hydratase/isomerase family protein, translated as MDYTDYQQLTFERRDNGVLLITLNRPEKYNATDEEMHGELARVWHDVAKDPQTRAVVVTGAGKAFSAGGDLAMVERMAGDHDAVAHMLDEMSEMVYGIVNCDKPVVSAINGVAVGAGTVVGLLADISIVAEDAKIGDGHVKLGVAAGDHAAIIWPLLASLAKAKYYLLTGEMVTGAEAERIGLVSKALPRDQVLDEALRVADVLGSGSQKAIRWTKRALNSWVRDAGPIFDQSAAYEMLSFMTPDVVEGAAALREKRAPRFPSAAADAEEAK; from the coding sequence ATGGACTACACCGACTATCAGCAGCTCACCTTCGAGCGACGGGACAACGGCGTCCTGCTCATCACCCTCAACAGGCCGGAGAAGTACAACGCCACCGACGAGGAGATGCACGGCGAGCTCGCCCGGGTGTGGCACGACGTCGCGAAGGACCCGCAGACGCGCGCCGTCGTGGTCACCGGTGCGGGCAAGGCGTTCTCGGCGGGCGGCGACCTGGCGATGGTCGAGCGCATGGCCGGCGACCACGACGCCGTCGCGCACATGCTCGACGAGATGAGCGAGATGGTCTACGGCATCGTCAACTGCGACAAGCCGGTGGTCTCCGCGATCAACGGCGTCGCCGTGGGCGCCGGCACCGTGGTGGGCCTGCTGGCGGACATCTCCATCGTCGCCGAGGACGCGAAGATCGGCGACGGCCACGTCAAGCTGGGCGTCGCGGCCGGCGACCACGCCGCCATCATCTGGCCGCTGCTCGCCAGCCTGGCCAAGGCCAAGTACTACCTGCTCACCGGCGAGATGGTCACCGGCGCGGAGGCAGAGCGCATCGGCCTGGTCTCCAAGGCGCTCCCGCGCGACCAGGTGCTGGACGAGGCGCTGCGCGTGGCGGACGTGCTCGGCAGCGGTTCGCAGAAGGCCATCCGGTGGACCAAGCGTGCGCTGAACAGCTGGGTGCGCGACGCCGGTCCCATCTTCGACCAGTCCGCCGCCTACGAGATGCTCAGCTTCATGACGCCCGACGTCGTCGAGGGCGCCGCCGCGCTGCGCGAAAAGCGTGCGCCGCGGTTCCCTTCTGCGGCAGCGGATGCCGAGGAGGCGAAGTGA
- a CDS encoding pseudouridine synthase, which produces MPRRPRSQRRRPPLPVRDGVGPSRVRVPHGISERARDGSAADTPATIAGYLTARFPAGALRIAEKIAAGEVVDADGAPITAGTPCTPGAEVFYYRDPPREEPVPFALQILHRDARLLVVDKPHFLASMPRGRHITETALVRLRRSTGIGALAPAHRLDRLTAGVLVFTVDPGARRAYQELFAAGAVRKTYEAVCSAPPSLALPTVLRSRIVKERGVHRAYETPGTPNAETAVERVPGGAHVRMRVRPATGKTHQIRVHLASIGAPIMWDPLYGAGPAPGTGARDGSVQHDFSRPLQLLARSLEFTDPYTGARRRFVSARALERW; this is translated from the coding sequence GTGCCCCGCCGTCCCCGTTCACAGCGCCGCAGACCGCCCCTGCCCGTGCGCGACGGGGTGGGCCCCAGCCGGGTGCGGGTCCCGCACGGAATCAGCGAGCGCGCACGCGACGGTTCCGCAGCCGACACCCCCGCGACCATCGCCGGGTACCTCACGGCCCGCTTCCCCGCCGGCGCGCTGCGCATCGCGGAGAAGATCGCCGCCGGCGAGGTGGTCGACGCCGACGGCGCGCCGATCACCGCGGGGACGCCGTGCACCCCGGGCGCGGAGGTCTTCTACTACCGCGACCCGCCACGCGAGGAACCGGTGCCGTTCGCGCTGCAGATCCTGCACCGGGACGCGCGGCTGCTCGTGGTGGACAAGCCGCACTTCCTGGCGTCGATGCCGCGCGGGCGGCACATCACGGAGACTGCGCTGGTGCGGCTGCGGCGCAGCACCGGGATCGGCGCGCTGGCCCCGGCGCACCGGCTGGACAGGCTCACCGCCGGGGTGCTCGTCTTCACCGTGGACCCCGGCGCGCGGCGCGCCTACCAGGAGCTCTTCGCAGCGGGCGCGGTGCGCAAGACTTACGAGGCGGTGTGCTCGGCGCCGCCGTCCCTCGCGTTGCCGACGGTGCTGCGCAGCCGCATCGTCAAGGAGCGCGGCGTGCACCGCGCCTACGAGACCCCGGGAACACCGAACGCCGAGACCGCCGTGGAGCGCGTCCCCGGCGGGGCACACGTTCGCATGCGGGTGCGCCCGGCGACGGGCAAGACGCACCAGATCCGGGTGCACCTGGCGTCCATCGGCGCGCCGATCATGTGGGATCCGCTATACGGCGCGGGCCCGGCTCCTGGCACCGGAGCCAGGGATGGCTCCGTGCAACACGACTTTTCACGTCCGCTGCAGCTGCTGGCGCGGTCGCTGGAGTTCACCGACCCCTACACCGGGGCCCGGCGGCGGTTCGTCAGCGCACGCGCGCTGGAGCGGTGGTAG
- a CDS encoding acyl-CoA dehydrogenase family protein produces MSEYLTGLDDEERMLVDTVRRFIDRDVKPSVRAVEHADEYPERWIEQMKALGVYGLAVPEEYGGTPVSMPCYVRVTEELARGWMSLAGAMGGHTVVAKLLSLFGTEEQRRRYLPRMATGALRATMALTEPGGGSDLQAMTTVARAEGDDLVISGAKTWISNARRSGLIALLCKTDPAAVPRHTGISVVLVEHGPGLTVSRELPKLGYKGVETCELVFDGYRTSASSVLGGEPGHGFGQMMKGLETGRLQVAARALGVASAALEDSLAYAQQRESFGVPIHKHQAVGNLLADMATRLTAARQLTRFAAEKYDAGERCDMEAGMAKLFASEAAMEIALSAVRVHGGYGYSAEYDVERYFRDAPLMIVGEGTNEIQRNVITAQLVARGEL; encoded by the coding sequence ATGTCCGAGTATCTGACCGGCCTCGACGACGAAGAGCGGATGCTCGTCGACACCGTGCGCCGGTTCATCGACCGCGACGTCAAGCCCTCCGTGCGCGCGGTGGAGCACGCGGACGAGTACCCCGAGCGCTGGATCGAGCAGATGAAGGCGCTGGGCGTCTACGGGCTCGCGGTGCCCGAAGAGTACGGCGGCACCCCCGTCTCCATGCCGTGCTACGTGCGGGTCACCGAGGAGCTCGCCCGCGGCTGGATGAGCCTGGCCGGCGCGATGGGCGGCCACACCGTGGTGGCGAAGCTCCTCAGCCTCTTCGGCACCGAGGAGCAGCGCCGCCGCTACCTGCCGCGCATGGCCACAGGCGCGCTGCGCGCGACGATGGCGCTCACCGAGCCGGGCGGCGGATCCGACCTGCAGGCCATGACCACGGTCGCGCGTGCCGAGGGCGACGATCTGGTGATCTCCGGCGCCAAGACGTGGATCTCCAATGCCCGACGCTCCGGGCTCATCGCGCTGTTGTGCAAGACCGATCCCGCGGCAGTGCCGCGGCACACCGGCATCTCGGTGGTGCTCGTCGAACACGGACCGGGCCTCACCGTGTCGCGGGAGCTGCCGAAGCTGGGCTACAAGGGCGTCGAGACGTGCGAGCTCGTGTTCGACGGCTACCGCACGTCCGCCTCGTCCGTGCTCGGCGGCGAGCCCGGCCACGGGTTCGGGCAGATGATGAAAGGCCTCGAGACCGGGCGCCTGCAGGTGGCCGCGCGGGCGCTCGGGGTGGCGTCGGCCGCGCTCGAGGACTCGCTGGCCTACGCGCAGCAGCGCGAAAGCTTCGGCGTGCCCATCCACAAGCACCAGGCCGTCGGGAACCTCCTCGCCGACATGGCCACCAGGCTCACCGCAGCCCGCCAACTCACCCGCTTCGCCGCCGAGAAGTACGACGCCGGCGAGCGCTGCGACATGGAGGCGGGCATGGCCAAGCTGTTCGCCTCCGAGGCCGCCATGGAGATCGCGCTGTCCGCCGTCCGCGTCCACGGCGGCTACGGGTACTCCGCCGAGTACGACGTGGAACGCTACTTCCGCGACGCGCCGCTGATGATCGTCGGCGAGGGCACCAACGAGATCCAGCGCAACGTCATCACCGCACAACTGGTGGCACGCGGAGAGCTGTAG
- a CDS encoding M20 metallopeptidase family protein, whose amino-acid sequence MASSDTEALRNRIDVLAAEVERKVIDWRHHLHAHPELSNRETRTAAYVAEHLRALGLDEVRTGIADHGVVGVLRGRRPGHRVMALRADIDALPVKEASGVDFASTVVDEDYPGGPFPVAHSCGHDTHTAMLMGAAEVLSAVRDEVTGTVLFVFQPAEEGPPLDEDGGARAMLAAGALDDPSPSMVFGMHIGPTPLNTVAYRPGVQYAASSVLKITVTGRQVHGSTPWLGVDPMPVAAAIITAMGQLYRQVPATDPLTISIGHVEDVGRFNIIGGTVTLMGTIRCLSPAAMEKVSALVERTVDHLAQAYEASATTELLQPVPAVFNAPEWVDAAIPTLRRVAGEDRVFEVQPNLGYDDVSEFVNKYGGLYVMLGAQDSQFNAEGTGLEPVPGGRGIVPNHNPAFYADDAALVTGVRLHAHTTVEHLAGRLSVEDGG is encoded by the coding sequence ATGGCCTCGTCCGATACGGAAGCGCTGCGCAATCGCATCGACGTGCTCGCCGCCGAGGTCGAGCGCAAGGTCATCGACTGGCGCCACCACCTGCACGCGCATCCGGAGTTGTCGAACCGGGAGACGCGCACCGCCGCTTATGTCGCCGAGCATCTTCGAGCCCTCGGACTCGACGAGGTACGCACCGGCATCGCCGACCACGGGGTGGTGGGGGTGCTGCGCGGGCGGCGGCCCGGCCACCGGGTCATGGCGTTGCGGGCGGACATCGACGCGCTGCCCGTGAAGGAAGCGTCGGGGGTGGACTTCGCGTCGACCGTGGTGGACGAGGACTATCCGGGCGGGCCGTTCCCGGTGGCGCACTCCTGCGGGCACGACACGCACACCGCGATGCTGATGGGCGCGGCCGAGGTCCTCTCCGCGGTCCGCGACGAGGTGACGGGCACCGTGCTGTTCGTGTTCCAGCCGGCGGAGGAGGGCCCGCCGCTCGACGAGGACGGCGGCGCCCGGGCGATGCTCGCCGCGGGAGCGCTGGACGATCCGTCTCCGTCGATGGTGTTCGGCATGCACATCGGCCCCACGCCCCTCAACACCGTCGCCTACCGGCCGGGCGTGCAGTACGCGGCGTCGTCGGTCCTCAAGATCACCGTGACGGGCCGGCAGGTGCACGGGTCGACCCCGTGGTTGGGTGTGGACCCCATGCCGGTGGCCGCCGCCATCATCACCGCGATGGGCCAGCTGTACCGCCAGGTGCCGGCCACCGACCCGTTGACGATCAGCATCGGGCACGTCGAGGACGTGGGCCGGTTCAACATCATCGGGGGCACAGTGACGCTGATGGGCACCATCAGGTGCCTGAGCCCCGCGGCCATGGAGAAGGTCTCCGCACTGGTCGAGCGCACCGTCGACCACCTGGCGCAGGCCTACGAGGCGAGCGCCACCACCGAGCTGCTGCAGCCCGTGCCCGCAGTGTTCAACGCGCCCGAGTGGGTGGACGCGGCGATACCCACGCTCCGGCGCGTGGCCGGTGAGGACAGGGTGTTCGAGGTGCAGCCGAACCTTGGCTACGACGACGTCTCCGAGTTCGTCAACAAGTACGGCGGGCTGTATGTGATGCTCGGCGCGCAGGATTCGCAGTTCAACGCGGAGGGCACCGGGCTGGAGCCGGTGCCCGGCGGGCGCGGCATCGTGCCCAACCACAACCCCGCATTCTACGCCGACGACGCGGCGCTGGTGACCGGAGTGCGGCTGCATGCGCACACGACGGTGGAGCACCTGGCGGGGCGGTTGAGCGTAGAGGATGGCGGGTAG
- a CDS encoding IS1634 family transposase has product MAAYIRKVRTASGATAVQIAEKTGGRRRIVEHLGSAHTDSELAALLHTARGRLEAGQLQLGLDFAAPTDAPMPAGAPSVITGKRARWLIAVIESAWQRLGFDVVDDAAFFQLVLARIVEPTSKSDSVRVLGDLGVAAAHRNTFAAALRRCAARGYRDRIAFRCFDYAAATGGLSLVLFDVTTLYFEAEKEDGLRKVGYSKERRVDPQIVVALLVDRYGFPLEISCHEGNHAETRTIVPVVRQFLARHDLEGTELVIAADAGMLSASNLKDLDAAGLKFIVGSRMTKAPADLASHFHWHGNAFTDGQIIDTVTPRNARSAVNDMKKRAEPVWDPADEKAWRAIWQYRRKRALRDDQTLNAQEARAREVVDGKRAGKQVRFVKAKGSAKSLDAASLQRARDLAGLKGYVTNVPVALMDPGEVISKYHDLWHVEQSFRMSKTDLRARPIFHRTRDAIEAHLTIVFTALAVSRYLQDHAGVSIRQLVQVLRPLQEITVVIAGHEHTAADPIGPEAAEILHKLQIPADSPGH; this is encoded by the coding sequence GTGGCTGCTTACATCCGCAAGGTGCGCACCGCCTCGGGGGCGACGGCCGTGCAGATCGCGGAGAAGACCGGGGGCCGGCGCAGGATTGTCGAGCATCTCGGCTCCGCCCACACCGACAGCGAGCTCGCCGCCCTGCTCCACACCGCCCGCGGCAGGCTCGAGGCCGGTCAACTGCAGTTGGGTCTGGACTTCGCCGCGCCGACCGATGCGCCCATGCCGGCGGGCGCGCCGTCGGTGATCACCGGCAAACGCGCCCGGTGGCTGATCGCGGTGATCGAATCGGCGTGGCAGCGGCTCGGCTTCGACGTGGTCGACGACGCCGCGTTCTTCCAGCTGGTCCTGGCCCGCATCGTGGAGCCGACGTCGAAGTCGGACTCGGTGCGCGTGCTCGGCGACCTCGGCGTCGCCGCCGCCCACCGCAACACCTTCGCCGCGGCGCTGCGCCGGTGCGCCGCCCGCGGCTACCGCGACCGGATCGCCTTCCGGTGCTTCGACTACGCCGCCGCCACCGGCGGGCTGTCGCTGGTCTTGTTCGACGTGACCACCTTGTACTTCGAGGCGGAGAAGGAAGACGGGTTGCGCAAGGTCGGCTACTCGAAAGAGCGGCGCGTCGACCCGCAGATCGTCGTCGCCCTGCTGGTCGATCGGTACGGGTTCCCCCTCGAGATCAGCTGCCACGAGGGCAACCACGCCGAGACCCGCACGATCGTGCCGGTAGTGCGGCAGTTCCTCGCCCGCCACGACCTCGAAGGCACCGAGCTGGTCATCGCCGCCGACGCGGGCATGCTCTCCGCGTCGAACCTGAAAGACCTCGACGCTGCGGGACTGAAGTTCATCGTCGGCTCGCGGATGACGAAAGCACCCGCGGATTTGGCCAGCCACTTCCACTGGCACGGCAACGCGTTCACCGACGGGCAGATCATCGACACTGTCACGCCGCGCAACGCCCGCTCCGCCGTCAACGACATGAAGAAGAGGGCGGAGCCGGTGTGGGACCCGGCCGACGAGAAGGCGTGGCGGGCGATCTGGCAGTACCGCCGGAAACGGGCCCTGCGTGACGATCAGACGCTCAACGCCCAGGAGGCCCGGGCCCGGGAGGTCGTCGACGGGAAGCGGGCGGGCAAGCAGGTGCGGTTCGTCAAGGCCAAGGGCAGCGCGAAGAGCCTGGATGCGGCGAGTCTGCAACGCGCCCGGGACCTGGCCGGGCTCAAGGGATACGTCACGAATGTTCCTGTGGCCCTGATGGATCCGGGTGAGGTGATCAGCAAGTACCACGACCTGTGGCATGTGGAGCAGTCGTTCCGCATGTCGAAGACCGACCTGCGGGCGCGGCCGATCTTCCACCGCACCCGTGACGCGATCGAGGCGCACCTGACGATCGTATTTACCGCCCTGGCGGTCTCCCGCTACCTGCAGGACCACGCCGGCGTGTCGATACGGCAGCTCGTGCAGGTGCTGCGGCCCCTGCAGGAGATCACCGTGGTGATCGCGGGCCACGAACACACCGCGGCCGATCCGATCGGCCCCGAGGCCGCCGAGATCCTGCACAAACTCCAGATCCCGGCTGACTCGCCAGGGCACTAA